From the genome of Bradyrhizobium elkanii USDA 76, one region includes:
- a CDS encoding aspartate aminotransferase family protein translates to MTVHQIPNTIKTDSFWMPFTANRQFKKAPRLFSSAKGMYYTSVDGRQVIDGSAGLWCVNAGHGRPQIAAAVERQLSTLDFAPSFNMGHPLAFDFAERLAEIAPKGLDRVFFTNSGSESVDTALKIALAYHRAAGQASRTRLIGRERGYHGVGFGGMSVGGMVANRRQFATHLPGVDHIRHTHDLARNAFAKDQPDHGAELADDVERMVALHGADTIAAVIVEPVPGSTAVLPAPKGYLQRLRELCTKHGILLIFDEVITGFGRLGTPFAANFYGVTPDMMTTAKGITNGTVPCGAVFTSRQIHDGLMVGPDNAMELFHGYTYSAHPVACAAGLATLDIYKDEALLTRGASLADYWRDALHSLKGLPNVVDIRNQGLMGAVEVAPRDGVVGARGYDIMVDCFNRGLYFRMSGDSLALSPPLIVEKSHIDDIVSILGDSIKRVA, encoded by the coding sequence CGAACACCATCAAGACCGACTCGTTCTGGATGCCATTCACGGCCAACCGGCAGTTCAAAAAAGCGCCGCGGCTGTTCTCCTCCGCCAAGGGCATGTACTACACCTCGGTCGACGGCCGGCAGGTGATCGACGGCTCCGCCGGTCTGTGGTGCGTCAACGCCGGCCACGGCCGCCCGCAGATCGCGGCCGCGGTCGAGCGGCAGCTGTCGACGCTGGACTTCGCGCCCTCGTTCAACATGGGCCACCCGCTGGCGTTCGATTTCGCCGAGCGGCTCGCCGAGATCGCCCCGAAGGGGCTGGATCGCGTCTTCTTCACCAATTCGGGCTCTGAATCGGTCGATACCGCGCTGAAGATCGCGCTGGCCTATCACCGCGCCGCCGGCCAGGCGAGCCGCACCCGGCTGATCGGCCGCGAGCGCGGTTACCACGGCGTCGGCTTCGGCGGCATGTCGGTCGGCGGCATGGTCGCCAACCGCCGCCAGTTCGCGACCCATCTGCCGGGCGTCGACCACATCCGCCATACCCACGATCTCGCCCGCAACGCCTTCGCCAAGGACCAGCCGGACCATGGCGCCGAGCTCGCCGACGACGTTGAGCGGATGGTCGCGCTGCATGGCGCCGACACCATCGCGGCGGTGATCGTCGAGCCGGTGCCGGGCTCGACCGCGGTGCTGCCGGCGCCGAAGGGCTATCTGCAGCGCCTGCGCGAGCTCTGCACCAAGCACGGCATCCTGCTGATCTTCGACGAGGTCATCACCGGCTTCGGCCGACTCGGCACCCCGTTCGCCGCCAACTTCTACGGCGTGACGCCCGACATGATGACGACCGCGAAGGGCATCACCAACGGCACCGTGCCGTGCGGCGCGGTGTTCACCAGCCGCCAGATCCACGACGGGCTGATGGTTGGCCCGGACAACGCCATGGAGCTGTTCCACGGTTACACCTATTCGGCGCATCCGGTGGCCTGCGCGGCGGGTCTTGCCACGCTCGACATCTACAAGGACGAAGCTCTGCTGACCCGCGGCGCCTCGCTCGCCGACTACTGGCGCGATGCCCTGCATTCGCTGAAGGGGCTGCCGAATGTGGTCGACATCCGCAACCAGGGCCTGATGGGTGCGGTCGAAGTCGCGCCGCGCGATGGTGTCGTCGGCGCGCGCGGCTACGACATTATGGTCGATTGCTTCAACCGCGGCCTCTACTTCCGCATGAGCGGCGACTCGCTGGCATTGTCGCCGCCCCTGATCGTCGAGAAGTCGCATATCGACGACATCGTCTCGATCCTCGGCGACTCCATCAAGCGCGTGGCCTGA
- a CDS encoding (2Fe-2S)-binding protein encodes MNLPLSLTINGVRREIVLDDPRVTLLDLLRERLDLTGTKKGCDRGQCGACTVLVDGRRINSCLALAVSHDGAEITTIEGVARGDQLHPVQAAFIAHDGFQCGFCTPGQIMSGIGLIQEGQAGDDPERVRECMSGNLCRCGAYQGITEAVLEAQAGINATKQRRSA; translated from the coding sequence ATGAATCTCCCTCTCAGCCTCACCATCAACGGTGTCCGCCGGGAAATTGTCCTCGACGACCCCCGCGTTACCCTGCTCGACCTGTTGCGCGAGCGCCTCGACCTCACCGGCACCAAGAAGGGATGCGACCGCGGCCAGTGCGGCGCGTGCACCGTCCTGGTCGACGGCCGCCGCATCAATTCCTGCCTCGCGCTCGCCGTCAGCCATGACGGCGCCGAGATCACAACCATCGAAGGCGTCGCGCGCGGCGACCAGCTGCATCCGGTGCAGGCCGCCTTCATCGCCCATGACGGCTTCCAGTGCGGCTTCTGCACGCCGGGCCAGATCATGAGCGGCATCGGCCTGATCCAGGAAGGCCAGGCCGGCGACGATCCGGAGCGCGTGCGCGAATGCATGAGCGGCAATCTGTGCCGCTGCGGGGCCTATCAAGGAATCACCGAGGCCGTGCTCGAGGCGCAGGCCGGCATCAACGCGACCAAACAGAGGCGCTCCGCATGA
- a CDS encoding D-amino acid dehydrogenase → MKVLVLGSGVIGVTTAYYLARAGHEVTVIDRQPKPALETSFANAGEVSPGYSSPWAGPGVPVKAVKWLLMKHGPLVIRPKLDPVMWLWLLKMLRNCTTARYAVNKSRMIPIAEYSRDCLQALRSEIGIRYDERARGTLQLFREQAQLDHTGDDIAVLKQYGVPFEVLGREGCIAAEPALAGVKEKFAGGLRLPHDETGDCHMFTQALALEAEKLGVRFNFNVGIDALNADTTRITGVATSAGMMTADAYVLALGSYSPILLRPLGISLPVYPVKGYSITVPIKDASGAPESTVMDESYKVAITRLGDRIRVGGTAEISGYSTKLYAARRATLDHSLTDLFPRGGDLPRATFWCGLRPMTPDGPPVIGATRFANLHLNTGHGTLGWTMACGSGRVLADMLSGKKPEIDTKELSIKRYDHRFG, encoded by the coding sequence GTGAAGGTCCTTGTTCTCGGCAGTGGCGTGATCGGCGTCACCACTGCCTATTACCTTGCGCGCGCCGGCCACGAGGTGACGGTGATCGACCGTCAGCCGAAGCCCGCGCTGGAAACCTCCTTTGCCAATGCCGGCGAAGTGTCGCCCGGATACTCATCGCCCTGGGCCGGCCCCGGCGTGCCCGTCAAGGCGGTGAAGTGGCTGTTGATGAAGCACGGCCCGCTGGTGATCCGCCCCAAGCTCGATCCCGTGATGTGGCTCTGGCTCTTGAAGATGCTGCGCAACTGCACGACGGCGCGCTACGCGGTGAACAAGAGCCGGATGATCCCGATCGCGGAATACAGCCGTGACTGCCTGCAGGCGCTGCGCAGCGAGATCGGCATCCGCTATGACGAGCGTGCGCGCGGCACGCTGCAGCTGTTTCGCGAGCAGGCCCAGCTCGATCACACCGGCGACGACATCGCGGTGCTGAAGCAATACGGCGTGCCGTTCGAGGTGCTCGGCCGCGAGGGCTGCATCGCCGCCGAGCCCGCGCTGGCCGGCGTGAAGGAAAAGTTCGCCGGCGGGCTGCGGCTGCCGCATGACGAGACCGGCGACTGCCATATGTTCACGCAGGCCCTGGCGCTGGAAGCCGAGAAGCTCGGCGTGCGCTTCAACTTCAATGTCGGCATCGACGCCCTGAATGCGGACACGACGCGGATCACCGGCGTCGCGACCAGCGCCGGGATGATGACGGCGGATGCCTACGTGCTGGCGCTCGGCAGCTATTCGCCGATCCTGCTGCGGCCGCTCGGCATCTCGCTGCCGGTCTATCCGGTCAAGGGCTATTCGATCACCGTGCCGATCAAGGACGCGTCCGGCGCGCCGGAATCGACCGTGATGGACGAGAGCTACAAGGTCGCGATCACCCGGCTCGGCGATCGCATCCGGGTCGGCGGCACCGCGGAGATCTCGGGCTATTCGACCAAGCTCTACGCCGCGCGCCGCGCGACGCTGGATCATTCGCTGACCGACCTGTTTCCGCGCGGCGGCGACCTTCCCAGGGCCACCTTCTGGTGCGGGCTGCGTCCGATGACGCCGGACGGCCCGCCGGTAATCGGCGCGACGCGCTTTGCCAATCTGCACCTCAACACCGGCCACGGCACGCTCGGCTGGACCATGGCCTGCGGCTCCGGCCGGGTGCTGGCGGATATGCTTTCCGGCAAAAAGCCCGAGATCGACACCAAGGAGCTGTCGATCAAGCGCTACGACCACCGGTTCGGTTAG
- a CDS encoding FAD binding domain-containing protein, translating to MMNFDYVRPASVADAIAAASEKGASYLASGTNLLDLMKGGVSRPSLLVDVTRLPGLDRIEHLADGGLRIGALVRNADLAHDAEFARNYPAVAEALLSGASAQLRNAATVGGNLMQRTRCAYFYDAGSACNRRWPGAGCDALKGENRLHAVLGWSEGCIATHPSDFCVPLVAFDAVVEIEGKTGRRELPLEALHRLPGETPERETALERGDLIVALRLPAEAQGFSGHARYIKVRERTSYAFAVVSAAAGLRIEDGKIREARLALGGVAAKPWRAREAEQVLAGAAPDAASYREAARAALAGAKPSGDNAFKIELAQRIVARALTLAAAGTPDRIPALPGSPFSSVAGA from the coding sequence ATGATGAACTTCGATTATGTCAGGCCGGCCAGCGTCGCGGACGCGATCGCGGCGGCATCCGAAAAGGGCGCGAGCTATCTCGCCTCCGGCACCAATCTGCTCGACCTGATGAAGGGCGGCGTCAGCCGGCCGAGCCTTCTCGTCGACGTCACGCGTCTGCCGGGGCTCGACCGCATCGAGCATCTGGCCGACGGCGGCCTGCGGATCGGCGCGCTGGTGCGCAATGCGGATCTCGCGCATGACGCGGAGTTTGCGCGCAACTATCCGGCGGTTGCCGAGGCGTTGCTGTCGGGCGCGTCCGCCCAGCTGCGCAATGCCGCGACCGTCGGCGGCAATCTGATGCAGCGGACACGCTGCGCCTATTTCTACGACGCCGGCAGCGCCTGCAACCGGCGCTGGCCGGGCGCCGGCTGCGACGCCCTGAAGGGCGAGAACCGCCTGCACGCGGTGCTCGGCTGGAGCGAGGGCTGCATCGCGACCCATCCGTCGGATTTCTGCGTGCCGCTGGTCGCGTTCGACGCCGTCGTCGAGATCGAGGGCAAGACCGGCCGGCGCGAGCTGCCGCTCGAGGCGCTGCACCGTCTGCCGGGCGAGACGCCGGAGCGCGAGACCGCGCTGGAGCGCGGCGACCTGATCGTCGCGCTGCGGCTGCCGGCCGAAGCGCAAGGCTTCTCCGGGCATGCGCGCTACATCAAGGTGCGCGAGCGCACCTCCTATGCGTTTGCCGTGGTCTCGGCTGCGGCCGGCTTGCGCATCGAGGATGGAAAAATCCGCGAGGCGCGGCTTGCGCTCGGCGGCGTCGCGGCAAAGCCGTGGCGGGCGCGCGAGGCCGAGCAGGTGCTCGCGGGCGCCGCGCCGGATGCGGCTAGCTATCGCGAGGCGGCGCGCGCCGCGCTCGCGGGCGCAAAACCGTCCGGCGACAACGCCTTCAAGATCGAGCTCGCGCAGCGCATCGTCGCGCGCGCGCTCACCCTTGCTGCCGCAGGCACGCCGGATCGCATTCCCGCGCTGCCGGGCTCTCCCTTCTCATCCGTTGCAGGAGCGTAA
- a CDS encoding TetR/AcrR family transcriptional regulator gives MAARSPEIARKPRADAVRNRERVLEAAKAVFSAGGSEASLEAVARHAGVGIGTLYRHFPTREALYEAVYRREVEQLGDLAEQLQCAPEPVEALRRWLRANVEFVATKKGMVAALALVAHGSTELHAYSFDRLTRAIGTLLARAVAAGAIRGDISAEDVLRALIGMCYMHDQPGWQTTALRLLDVFVDGLRVQPVGTAASAAKPANKAARKAPRKA, from the coding sequence ATGGCCGCTCGATCACCAGAAATTGCGCGCAAGCCCCGCGCCGACGCCGTGCGCAACCGCGAGCGCGTGCTGGAAGCGGCCAAGGCCGTGTTCTCGGCCGGCGGCAGCGAGGCGAGCCTCGAGGCGGTGGCGCGCCATGCCGGCGTCGGCATCGGCACGCTCTATCGCCACTTCCCGACCCGCGAGGCGCTTTATGAGGCGGTCTATCGCCGCGAGGTCGAGCAGCTCGGCGATCTGGCCGAGCAACTGCAATGCGCGCCCGAGCCGGTCGAGGCGCTGCGGCGCTGGCTGCGCGCCAATGTGGAATTCGTCGCCACCAAGAAGGGCATGGTCGCGGCACTGGCGCTGGTCGCGCACGGCTCGACCGAATTGCACGCCTATTCGTTCGACCGCCTGACCAGGGCGATCGGCACCCTGCTCGCGCGCGCGGTCGCGGCCGGCGCGATCCGCGGCGACATCAGCGCCGAGGACGTGCTGCGCGCGCTGATCGGCATGTGCTACATGCACGACCAGCCCGGCTGGCAGACCACCGCGCTCAGGCTGTTGGACGTATTCGTGGATGGCCTGCGGGTGCAGCCGGTCGGCACGGCAGCCTCCGCGGCAAAGCCTGCGAACAAGGCCGCGCGAAAAGCCCCGCGCAAGGCATAG
- a CDS encoding cupin domain-containing protein → MTLRNLSYSLLISLFAFGVEIAVSLAADAPKDNKGYTTSKTTVVELGPEFPGMEGRQLRLRLLTIEPGGHIGLHDHKERPAVVYFLQGNDTVIRDDGTSQTFKAGDVTGEPGTTIHWHRNDGKDAVIFVTADIFKPKN, encoded by the coding sequence ATGACGTTGCGCAATCTCTCTTATAGCCTCCTAATCTCTTTATTTGCATTTGGCGTAGAGATCGCTGTCTCGCTGGCCGCAGATGCACCGAAGGACAACAAGGGATACACAACGAGCAAAACGACAGTGGTCGAACTGGGCCCCGAATTTCCAGGCATGGAAGGTCGGCAACTGAGGCTCCGTCTGCTCACGATCGAGCCGGGAGGCCACATCGGCCTGCACGATCACAAGGAACGGCCTGCCGTTGTATATTTCTTGCAGGGAAACGACACCGTCATTCGGGACGACGGCACCTCTCAGACCTTCAAGGCTGGGGATGTGACGGGCGAGCCTGGAACGACAATTCACTGGCACCGCAATGATGGCAAGGATGCCGTCATCTTCGTCACGGCCGATATCTTCAAGCCAAAGAACTGA
- a CDS encoding multidrug efflux RND transporter permease subunit translates to MNESISSPFIRYPIGTSLLMAGLLFVGMVAYPLLPVAPLPQVDFPTIQISASLPGASPETMASSVAQPLERQFAQIPGIAQMTSTSSLGSTAVTIQFDLNRSIDGAANDVQAAINAAGGQLPKNLPTPPIYRKVNPADSPILILSATSDTLPLIKVSDAVDAQLGQQISQISGVAQVFIGGQQKPAIRVQVDPAKLVAKGLSLEDIRSQIAITTVDGPKGNIDGATRAYTIYANDQLVEAKDWNDVIIAYRNGGPLRIRDIGRAVAAPEDMKQAAWADGQRGVFLVIFKQPGANVIGTVDRIKEQLPRLMAAIPPAIKIKIISDRSLTIRAAVEDVQITLLITIVLVVIVIFLFLRSFWATVIPAVTVPLALLGACALMWVFGYTLDNLSLMALTIAVGFVVDDAIVMLENITRYVEQGARPLAAAFQGAGEIGFTILSISISLVAVLIPLLLMGGVIGRLFREFAVTLAMAIFVSLVVSLTLTPMMASRFLRAHGETRHGRLYQWSEAAFDRMLHGYQRGLDLALRWSRTTLCIFFATLALSVYLFVIIPKGFFPQQDNGFLMAVSQMAQDISFADMKRHQEELSSIVRADPAVESMAEFIGGGGTALNSGRMYITLKPREERDASAQQIIERLRPKLEAVEGARLYMQASQDVRLGGRATRTQFEYTLQDAKLDELNEWAPKILARMKTLPELRDVATDQQTEGTTLTLTIDRDTASRFGIQPQLIDDTLYDAFGQRQVTQYFTQLNSYHVILEILPELQGKLDTLNKLYIKSPTTGDEVPLSVFCKWTTIPVRPLAIAHQGQFPATTISFNLAQGVALGQATDAIQSAVADLGAPATLSSSFQGTAQAFQQSLSSVPLLILAALVVVYLILGILYESYIHPLTILSTLPSAGVGALAILMAFGFDFSLIALIGIILLIGIVKKNGIMMVDFAIAAEREEHLSPRESIRKAALLRFRPIMMTTMAALLGGVPLMLGTGTGSEIRQPLGYAMVGGLIVSQALTLFTTPVVYLYLDRFSNALSNWTATKRDDDVESPVKNAAE, encoded by the coding sequence ATGAACGAGAGCATCTCATCTCCGTTTATCCGCTACCCGATCGGCACCTCACTGCTGATGGCCGGCCTCCTGTTCGTCGGAATGGTCGCCTATCCGCTGTTGCCGGTCGCACCGCTGCCGCAAGTCGACTTTCCGACCATCCAGATCTCCGCAAGCTTGCCTGGCGCCAGCCCGGAAACCATGGCGTCCTCCGTCGCGCAGCCGCTGGAGCGGCAATTCGCGCAGATTCCGGGCATCGCTCAAATGACCTCGACGAGCTCGCTCGGCTCGACCGCGGTCACCATTCAGTTCGATCTGAACCGCAGCATCGACGGAGCCGCCAATGATGTCCAGGCGGCGATCAATGCCGCAGGCGGTCAGTTGCCCAAGAACCTGCCGACGCCCCCGATCTACCGCAAGGTCAACCCGGCGGACTCGCCCATCCTCATATTGTCGGCGACCTCAGACACCCTGCCGCTGATCAAGGTGAGCGATGCGGTCGACGCCCAGCTCGGGCAGCAGATCAGCCAGATTTCGGGCGTCGCCCAGGTATTCATCGGCGGACAGCAGAAGCCCGCGATCCGCGTGCAGGTCGATCCCGCCAAGCTGGTCGCCAAGGGGCTCTCGCTGGAAGATATCCGCAGCCAGATCGCCATTACGACGGTCGATGGTCCGAAGGGCAACATCGACGGCGCGACGCGCGCCTACACGATCTACGCCAACGATCAACTGGTGGAGGCAAAGGACTGGAATGACGTCATCATCGCCTACCGCAACGGCGGCCCGTTGCGGATTCGCGACATCGGTCGGGCGGTCGCGGCGCCGGAGGACATGAAGCAGGCCGCCTGGGCGGATGGCCAACGCGGCGTGTTCCTCGTCATCTTCAAGCAACCCGGTGCCAACGTCATCGGAACGGTCGACCGGATCAAGGAGCAACTTCCGAGACTCATGGCCGCCATCCCGCCCGCCATCAAGATCAAGATCATCAGCGACCGGTCATTGACCATCCGCGCCGCCGTCGAGGACGTGCAGATCACGCTGCTGATCACCATCGTCCTGGTCGTCATAGTGATCTTCCTGTTCCTGCGCAGCTTCTGGGCTACGGTGATCCCGGCCGTGACAGTGCCGCTCGCGCTGCTCGGCGCCTGCGCACTGATGTGGGTGTTCGGCTATACGCTCGACAATCTTTCGCTGATGGCGCTGACGATTGCGGTCGGCTTCGTGGTCGACGACGCCATCGTCATGCTGGAAAACATCACGCGATACGTCGAGCAGGGTGCCCGGCCGCTCGCCGCGGCGTTCCAGGGCGCCGGCGAGATCGGATTCACGATCCTGTCGATCAGCATTTCATTGGTCGCGGTGCTGATCCCGCTGCTCCTGATGGGCGGCGTCATCGGCCGGCTGTTTCGCGAGTTTGCGGTGACCCTGGCGATGGCGATCTTCGTCTCCCTGGTGGTGTCGCTGACGCTGACGCCGATGATGGCATCGCGCTTTCTGCGCGCGCACGGCGAAACCAGGCACGGCCGGCTCTACCAATGGAGCGAAGCGGCATTCGACAGGATGCTGCACGGCTATCAACGGGGCCTCGATCTGGCGCTCCGCTGGAGCAGGACCACGCTATGCATCTTCTTCGCGACGCTGGCACTGTCGGTCTACCTGTTCGTGATCATTCCCAAGGGATTCTTCCCGCAGCAGGACAACGGATTCCTGATGGCCGTGTCGCAGATGGCCCAGGACATCTCGTTTGCCGACATGAAGCGGCATCAGGAAGAACTCAGCAGCATCGTCCGGGCTGATCCCGCGGTCGAGAGCATGGCCGAGTTCATCGGCGGCGGCGGCACCGCGCTCAATTCGGGTCGCATGTACATCACGCTGAAGCCGCGCGAGGAGCGCGACGCGAGCGCGCAGCAGATCATCGAACGGTTGCGGCCGAAGCTCGAGGCCGTCGAGGGAGCACGCCTCTACATGCAGGCCTCCCAGGACGTCCGGCTGGGCGGCCGCGCCACGCGGACCCAGTTCGAATACACGCTGCAGGACGCGAAGCTCGACGAGCTGAACGAATGGGCGCCGAAGATTCTGGCCAGGATGAAAACGTTGCCGGAACTGCGCGACGTCGCCACCGACCAGCAGACCGAGGGAACGACGCTGACACTGACCATCGATCGCGACACCGCGTCGCGCTTCGGCATCCAGCCGCAACTGATCGACGACACCCTGTACGACGCGTTCGGCCAGCGCCAGGTGACCCAATACTTCACCCAGCTCAACAGCTACCACGTTATCCTGGAGATCCTCCCCGAATTGCAGGGCAAGCTCGATACGCTCAACAAGCTCTACATCAAGTCGCCGACCACCGGGGACGAGGTGCCGCTCTCCGTGTTCTGCAAGTGGACCACGATTCCGGTGCGCCCGCTCGCGATCGCGCACCAGGGGCAGTTTCCTGCGACCACGATCAGCTTCAACCTCGCGCAAGGAGTGGCGCTCGGCCAGGCCACCGACGCGATCCAGAGTGCCGTCGCCGATCTCGGTGCTCCAGCCACGCTCAGCTCGAGCTTCCAGGGCACCGCGCAGGCCTTCCAGCAATCACTGAGCTCGGTGCCGCTGCTGATCCTGGCCGCGCTGGTCGTGGTCTATCTGATCCTCGGCATACTCTATGAGAGCTACATCCATCCGCTGACGATCCTTTCGACGCTGCCGTCGGCCGGGGTCGGCGCGCTGGCGATCCTGATGGCGTTCGGGTTCGATTTCAGCCTGATCGCGCTGATCGGCATCATCCTCCTGATCGGAATCGTGAAGAAGAACGGCATCATGATGGTCGACTTCGCGATCGCCGCCGAACGCGAGGAGCATCTGTCGCCGCGTGAATCGATCCGGAAAGCGGCTCTGCTGCGCTTCCGCCCGATCATGATGACGACGATGGCGGCCTTGCTCGGCGGCGTCCCGCTGATGCTAGGCACCGGAACGGGATCGGAAATCCGCCAGCCACTCGGCTATGCGATGGTCGGCGGCCTGATCGTGAGCCAGGCGCTCACGCTGTTCACCACGCCGGTCGTCTATCTCTACCTCGACCGGTTCTCGAATGCGCTGTCGAACTGGACGGCTACGAAGCGAGACGACGATGTCGAATCGCCCGTGAAGAACGCCGCCGAATAG